One genomic window of Paramormyrops kingsleyae isolate MSU_618 chromosome 22, PKINGS_0.4, whole genome shotgun sequence includes the following:
- the LOC111833744 gene encoding transmembrane protease serine 9-like, which yields MCGGSLINSKWVLSAAHCFSSTDTANWNVYLGRQELSGTNPNEQVRTLSSIFPHPLYNSSTHDNDLALLELSTTVTFSDFIRPICLAASSSTFYNGTETWVTGWGNFKYNVPLPSPATLQELEVLIVGNNKCNCLYGGSIITTNMICAGVLAGGKGSCQGDSGGPLVVKQGSVWIQAGIVSFGYKCAEPNYPGVYTRVSPYQTWINSIIITKQTGFVTYTSSGKNSDSSTSCSSSPSITITPSTPTTTTTTAKPVVCGLAPLNNGGSSGLVAAGMWPWQVSLQMNGVQVCGGTLITQRYVMSAAQCFNSSQLNSSQWTVVLGMSMSLAVSSITLSNQPGNNIAVLRLATSVTLTDYIQPLCLDLGNAVFPSGTQCWVTGWRSTQSGVPNIQQQNTTVVNCGSSASSSSICITAVTLQQGDAGDPLLCKQGSTWFQAAVIMTNTSSTSRATSSQIMTLTKVSQFTAFLQSTISNLPTSSAAASHISTIIPFLLPLLSILTPL from the exons ATGTGTGGAGGATCCCTCATTAACAGTAAGTGGGTGCTCTCTGCTGCCCACTGCTTCTCCAG CACAGATACAGCCAACTGGAATGTTTATCTGGGGCGTCAGGAACTGTCTGGTACAAACCCAAATGAACAAGTCAGAACCCTCAGTAGCATCTTTCCTCATCCACTATACAACAGTAGTACACATGACAATGACCTCGCTCTGCTGGAACTCAGCACCACTGTGACTTTTTCCGACTTCATTCGGCCCATTTGCCTGGCAGCCAGCAGCAGCACCTTCTACAATGGCACTGAGACCTGGGTCACTGGCTGGGGAAATTTTAAGTATAATG TGCCTCTCCCTTCACCTGCCACCCTACAGGAATTGGAGGTACTAATAGTTGGAAACAATAAGTGTAATTGTCTGTATGGGGGGAGCATCATCACAACCAACATGATCTGTGCTGGTGTGCTAGCTGGAGGAAAGGGCTCATGTCAG GGAGACTCAGGAGGCCCCCTGGTGGTCAAACAGGGGTCTGTTTGGATCCAGGCTGGGATTGTGAGTTTTGGCTATAAATGCGCCGAGCCCAATTACCCTGGGGTCTACACCAGGGTGTCTCCTTATCAGACCTGGATCAATTCCATTATCATCACCAAGCAAACAGGATTTGTGACATATACATCCAGTGGGAAAAACAGTGACAGCAGCACCTCCTGCAGTTCATCACCGTCCATTACCATAACTCCAAGCACtcccaccaccacaaccaccactgCCAAGC CGGTTGTATGTGGTCTCGCCCCACTGAACAATGGCGGCAGCAGTGGGTTGGTAGCAGCAGGGATGTGGCCCTGGCAGGTCAGCCTGCAAATGAATGGAGTCCAAGTCTGTGGCGGCACTCTCATCACACAGAGATACGTCATGAGTGCAGCCCAGTGCTTCAACAG ctcacagCTCAACAGCAGCCAGTGGACAGTGGTTCTGGGTATGAGTATGTCACTAGCGGTGTCCAGCATCACCCTTAGCAACCAGCCGGGTAACAACATCGCTGTGCTCCGCCTGGCTACAAGTGTGACCTTGACCGACTACATCCAGCCCCTGTGCCTGGACTTGGGCAATGCTGTCTTCCCCAGTGGGACACAGTGTTGGGTGACAGGATGGAGAAGCACCCAGAGCGGAG TCCCAAATATTCAACAGCAGAATACAACAGTGGTAAATTGTGGGAGCAGCGCATCTTCCTCAAGTATCTGTATTACAGCTGTGACATTGCAGCAG GGTGATGCAGGTGACCCATTACTCTGTAAACAGGGAAGCACCTGGTTCCAGGCCGCAGTGATAATGACCAACACCTCCAGCACCAGCAGAGCCACCTCTTCCCAGATAATGACCCTAACTAAGGTGTCTCAGTTCACTGCTTTCCTCCAGAGTACTATTAGCAATCTCCCCACCAGCTCTGCTGCAGCAAGTCACATCAGCACCATCATCCCTTTCCTTCTGCCTCTCCTCTCTATCCTCACCCCACTCTAA